One window of the Ureibacillus sp. FSL W7-1570 genome contains the following:
- the icd gene encoding NADP-dependent isocitrate dehydrogenase encodes MTNGKIVVENGKLIVPNNPIIPFIEGDGTGPDIWAAAVRVFDAAVEKAYNGERKIQWLEVLAGEKAYNQTGEWLPQETLDKINEYLIAIKGPLTTPVGGGIRSLNVALRQELDLYVCLRPVRYFDGVPSPVKHPEHVDMVIFRENTEDIYAGIEYEAQSEEAKKLIKFLQDEFGVKKIRFPETSAIGIKPVSIEGSERLIRAAIEYAIREGRKSVTLVHKGNIMKFTEGGFKKWGYALAEREFGDKVFTWDQYDRIKAEKGVEAANEAQAEAEAAGKIIVKDTIADIFLQQVLTRPKEFDVVATMNLNGDYISDALAAQVGGIGIAPGANINYVTGHAIFEATHGTAPKYAGLDKVNPSSVILSGVLMFEHLGWKEAADLITKSIEKTIASKVVTYDFARLMEGATEVKCSEFADALIKNL; translated from the coding sequence ATGACTAACGGTAAAATTGTGGTAGAAAATGGTAAATTAATTGTACCTAATAATCCAATCATTCCTTTCATCGAAGGAGACGGTACAGGTCCGGATATTTGGGCTGCTGCTGTTCGTGTGTTCGATGCGGCTGTAGAAAAAGCTTATAACGGAGAAAGAAAAATTCAATGGTTAGAAGTTCTTGCCGGTGAAAAAGCCTACAATCAAACTGGCGAATGGTTACCTCAAGAAACTTTAGATAAAATCAACGAATATTTAATCGCAATCAAAGGTCCTCTTACAACTCCAGTAGGTGGGGGAATTCGTTCTCTAAACGTAGCATTGCGCCAAGAATTAGACTTGTACGTATGCTTACGCCCTGTACGTTACTTCGACGGTGTTCCATCTCCTGTAAAACATCCTGAACATGTAGATATGGTCATTTTCCGTGAAAATACAGAAGACATCTATGCAGGTATTGAATACGAAGCACAATCTGAAGAAGCGAAAAAATTAATCAAATTTTTACAAGATGAATTCGGCGTTAAGAAAATCCGCTTCCCAGAAACTTCCGCAATCGGTATCAAACCGGTTTCCATCGAAGGTTCTGAACGCTTAATCCGCGCTGCAATCGAATATGCAATCCGCGAAGGCCGCAAATCTGTAACTTTAGTGCATAAAGGTAACATCATGAAATTCACTGAAGGCGGCTTCAAAAAATGGGGTTATGCATTAGCTGAACGCGAATTCGGCGATAAAGTATTCACATGGGATCAATATGACCGCATCAAAGCGGAAAAAGGTGTGGAAGCTGCCAACGAAGCTCAAGCTGAAGCAGAAGCAGCCGGCAAAATCATCGTTAAAGACACAATCGCTGATATCTTCTTACAACAAGTATTAACTCGTCCAAAAGAATTCGATGTAGTGGCTACAATGAACTTAAACGGTGACTACATTTCCGACGCATTGGCTGCACAAGTCGGCGGTATCGGTATCGCTCCAGGAGCAAACATCAACTATGTAACTGGCCATGCGATCTTCGAAGCAACTCACGGTACTGCTCCTAAATATGCAGGTTTAGATAAAGTGAACCCATCTTCAGTAATCCTTTCTGGTGTATTAATGTTTGAACACCTTGGATGGAAAGAAGCTGCTGACTTAATTACTAAATCCATCGAAAAAACAATCGCTTCTAAAGTCGTAACATACGACTTCGCACGTTTGATGGAAGGTGCGACAGAAGTGAAATGTTCTGAATTCGCAGATGCACTAATTAAAAATCTTTAA
- a CDS encoding AI-2E family transporter, whose product MQLNKFSVYYNKNIVQFLALILYFALLWLILPISLAIFCAYLLYPIIHFCNQRLKLPYIIIAIIISILIFISFYSFFYITIQSIISIYPEVKKQVEDLQFFDSKYVFLLENIFNESLTYIDTAIMGMAGYLQNIFQYVFEIFVFLVAFYFSLFESKRDRYWFFIYVPKSYRSSWKQYFTKATNLFSYFLYVNFQLFIITFFLLSIGLALLQFEKPVNKAFLISFADVLPFFGIGLFLIPIAIYFFVTGEKFLCFALLLLYVFIQITRQLTESLLWASTFQLRTVHTFFISAASILLFGVYGIILSPFLLLIAVKIKQSVNAG is encoded by the coding sequence TTGCAATTGAATAAATTTTCTGTCTATTACAACAAAAATATTGTCCAATTTTTGGCCCTCATATTATATTTTGCTTTGCTTTGGCTCATATTGCCAATCTCGTTGGCCATATTCTGTGCATATTTATTATATCCCATTATTCACTTTTGCAATCAGCGATTGAAACTACCTTATATTATAATTGCCATCATTATATCTATATTAATTTTCATATCATTTTATTCCTTCTTTTATATTACAATTCAAAGCATTATCTCCATTTATCCTGAAGTGAAAAAACAAGTGGAAGATCTACAATTTTTTGACTCCAAATATGTTTTCCTTTTGGAAAATATCTTTAACGAGTCGCTGACATACATCGATACGGCAATCATGGGCATGGCAGGCTATTTGCAGAACATCTTTCAATATGTATTTGAAATTTTTGTTTTTCTGGTAGCTTTCTACTTTTCCCTGTTTGAATCAAAAAGGGACCGGTACTGGTTTTTCATCTATGTTCCGAAATCATATCGCAGCAGTTGGAAACAGTATTTCACAAAAGCTACAAATCTATTCAGCTATTTCTTGTACGTCAATTTCCAGTTGTTTATCATCACTTTTTTTCTTCTCAGCATTGGACTTGCATTGCTGCAATTTGAGAAACCGGTGAACAAAGCCTTTTTGATTTCTTTTGCAGATGTCCTGCCGTTTTTCGGAATCGGTTTATTTCTGATTCCGATCGCCATCTACTTTTTTGTAACAGGAGAAAAGTTTCTATGTTTTGCATTGCTATTGCTCTATGTTTTTATACAAATTACAAGGCAGCTGACTGAATCATTGCTATGGGCGTCCACCTTTCAATTGCGGACGGTCCACACATTTTTCATCAGCGCTGCCTCCATTCTGTTATTTGGCGTCTATGGAATTATACTGAGTCCATTTTTGTTATTGATTGCAGTAAAAATTAAACAAAGTGTTAACGCTGGATAA
- the pfkA gene encoding 6-phosphofructokinase has translation MKRIGVLTSGGDAPGMNAAIRAVVRKANYHDVEVYGIYHGYEGFIQGKMELLDLGSVGGIIQRGGTKLFSSRCPKFMEEKYRQQGIEKMKEAGIDGLIVIGGDGSYRGAYELTKLGFKCIGVPATIDNDIPGTDFTIGFDTALNTVVNAIDKIRDTATSHENTFIIEVMGRDAGDLALWSGLAAGAESVIIPEEPFDLDDIIARLKRGEARKKKHSIIIVAEGVMPASQLADMIKERTGIDIRITVLGHIQRGGSPTAFDRVLASRLGAYAVELLLEGKTCRAVGIKNQEVYDYDLQEIFTTKHQADISLYTLSKELSI, from the coding sequence ATGAAACGGATCGGCGTATTGACGAGCGGCGGCGATGCACCTGGCATGAATGCGGCCATTCGTGCCGTCGTGCGAAAAGCGAACTACCATGATGTTGAGGTTTATGGAATCTATCATGGATACGAAGGCTTTATTCAAGGTAAAATGGAATTGTTGGATCTTGGTTCCGTTGGCGGAATTATTCAACGGGGGGGAACGAAACTTTTTTCATCCCGTTGCCCAAAATTTATGGAAGAAAAATACAGACAGCAGGGGATAGAAAAAATGAAAGAGGCGGGAATCGATGGGCTGATCGTGATCGGGGGAGACGGTTCCTACCGCGGGGCTTATGAATTAACGAAATTGGGCTTTAAATGCATCGGTGTACCTGCAACAATCGATAACGATATTCCGGGCACGGATTTTACCATTGGTTTCGATACGGCGTTAAATACGGTAGTCAATGCGATTGACAAAATCCGTGATACAGCCACAAGCCATGAGAATACCTTCATCATTGAGGTGATGGGAAGAGATGCCGGCGACCTTGCATTATGGTCAGGGCTTGCGGCTGGCGCAGAATCTGTTATTATACCGGAGGAACCCTTTGACTTGGATGATATCATTGCCCGCTTGAAACGGGGAGAAGCGCGCAAGAAAAAACACAGCATCATCATTGTTGCCGAAGGAGTCATGCCTGCCTCCCAACTGGCCGATATGATAAAAGAAAGAACCGGTATTGATATAAGAATTACCGTGTTGGGACATATTCAAAGGGGAGGCTCCCCAACAGCCTTTGACCGGGTCCTTGCGAGCCGGCTGGGCGCTTATGCGGTGGAGTTATTGTTGGAAGGCAAGACTTGCCGTGCAGTGGGTATAAAAAATCAAGAAGTTTATGATTATGATTTACAGGAGATTTTTACAACAAAGCATCAAGCGGATATAAGCTTATATACTTTATCAAAAGAACTTTCAATATAA
- a CDS encoding FxsA family protein, which translates to MRKIFFISILFVLFEIAMFIIVGNWLGVLSTLLLIILASLVGVVITKKQGLKSLQNLRDSIYRGEPPGHAMVDAFLIFLGGVLFILPGFISDIIAFTMVLPWTRQLYKPMIVEWIRRKMENNQVIIIQR; encoded by the coding sequence TTGAGAAAAATCTTCTTCATCAGTATTTTGTTTGTTTTGTTTGAAATTGCCATGTTTATCATAGTCGGAAATTGGCTGGGTGTTTTAAGCACGTTACTGCTTATTATATTGGCAAGTTTAGTGGGAGTTGTGATTACGAAAAAACAAGGTTTAAAATCCCTTCAAAATCTCCGGGACAGCATTTACCGGGGAGAACCTCCTGGGCATGCGATGGTTGATGCATTTCTCATATTTTTGGGAGGCGTATTATTTATTTTGCCCGGCTTCATCTCTGATATTATCGCCTTTACGATGGTCCTTCCATGGACACGACAGTTGTACAAGCCGATGATCGTGGAATGGATCCGAAGAAAAATGGAAAACAATCAGGTCATCATTATCCAGCGTTAA
- a CDS encoding ATP-binding protein, whose amino-acid sequence MKSRNNRLFFIFIALTGSVIAVLGIVLGQLFPFYMESFFLKNDIPFTEQQIEQLKYQLAFILAILLVFSFLLIAYIANRLIKELLDPIEDIIHTARELIKGNYRARAYASGTATITELRKSINMLARNLQEIEKMRKVENERLKTLIENMGSAIMMIDREGTVSIANAQFLDEFQLSLNEVKGRNFLTLDLPKELELFIDHVFLTELPYRKQIEIERNNEKIYKQVYGAPVVGEHGRWLGIVIVMHDITELIRLEQIRKDFVANVSHELRTPITSIKGFSETLLDGAFEDEKMLLSFLEIIYQESYRLQMLIQDLLELSKIEQHGFMVQLAPTSLKDVLIRAVEVTSPKMDEKNMEFDVDIQRDVKVLGDENRLIQIFTNLIMNSITYSPNDTAITLRIKEDEKYGIVEVEDEGIGIEKSEIPRIFERFYRVDKARSRNSGGTGLGLAIVKHLVEAHRGKIEVESEVSKGTCMRVFIPLYKEN is encoded by the coding sequence ATGAAATCACGAAATAATCGATTGTTTTTCATCTTCATTGCGCTGACTGGTTCTGTAATAGCTGTCCTTGGTATTGTACTGGGTCAGCTATTTCCTTTCTATATGGAAAGTTTTTTTTTAAAAAATGACATTCCTTTCACAGAGCAGCAAATTGAACAGCTCAAATACCAGTTGGCTTTTATTTTGGCGATTTTGCTGGTGTTTTCTTTTTTATTGATTGCTTATATTGCCAACCGGCTAATCAAGGAACTGCTGGATCCGATCGAGGATATTATTCATACTGCACGGGAATTGATCAAAGGAAATTATCGGGCAAGGGCTTATGCAAGCGGCACGGCAACCATAACCGAACTGAGAAAATCCATCAATATGCTTGCGCGCAATCTTCAGGAAATCGAAAAGATGAGAAAAGTGGAAAACGAGCGGCTGAAAACGTTGATTGAAAACATGGGGAGCGCCATTATGATGATTGACAGGGAAGGGACGGTTTCCATCGCCAATGCACAGTTTTTGGACGAATTTCAATTATCCTTGAATGAAGTGAAAGGCAGAAACTTTTTGACCCTTGATTTGCCAAAGGAGTTGGAATTATTTATTGACCATGTGTTTTTGACGGAGCTGCCTTATCGGAAACAGATTGAAATTGAAAGGAATAACGAAAAAATTTATAAACAGGTGTATGGGGCACCCGTGGTCGGCGAGCATGGGCGTTGGCTCGGAATTGTCATTGTCATGCATGATATCACTGAACTGATCCGTTTGGAGCAGATACGGAAAGATTTTGTTGCGAATGTATCCCACGAACTCCGGACACCGATCACTTCGATTAAAGGGTTTTCGGAAACGTTGTTGGATGGGGCATTTGAAGATGAAAAAATGCTGTTATCCTTTTTGGAAATCATATATCAAGAAAGCTACCGTCTCCAAATGTTGATCCAGGATTTATTGGAATTATCAAAAATTGAACAGCACGGTTTTATGGTGCAGTTGGCTCCGACCAGTCTGAAAGATGTGTTGATTCGGGCAGTGGAAGTCACAAGCCCGAAAATGGATGAAAAAAATATGGAATTTGATGTTGATATACAGCGGGATGTGAAAGTGCTCGGCGATGAAAACCGATTGATTCAAATTTTTACAAATTTGATCATGAACAGCATTACCTATTCCCCAAATGATACAGCCATTACTTTGCGCATTAAAGAAGATGAAAAATATGGGATCGTTGAAGTGGAAGATGAAGGGATAGGGATCGAGAAAAGTGAAATCCCACGCATCTTTGAACGGTTTTACCGGGTGGATAAAGCGCGGAGCAGAAATTCCGGCGGTACCGGATTGGGGCTTGCGATTGTGAAGCATTTGGTGGAAGCGCACCGGGGAAAAATCGAAGTGGAAAGCGAAGTGAGCAAAGGAACTTGTATGCGGGTATTTATTCCTCTATACAAAGAAAATTAA
- the citZ gene encoding citrate synthase, with protein MTATRGLEGIIAAESKISSIIDDTLTYVGYSIDDLAENSSFEEVIYLLWHQRLPKKEELEELKQQLAENAEIPQQVIDLFKAMPIDKVHPMAALRTAVSLLSAYDDEADVMSDEANYRKAIRIQAKIGTIVAAFSRIRRGLEPVAPKLELGYAANFLYMLHGKEPDPIEIEAFNKALVLHADHELNASTFTARVCVATLSDVYSGITAAIGALKGPLHGGANEQVMKMLTEIGSIENVEPYIMNKLNNKEKIMGFGHRVYRKGDPRAKHLRVMSEKLTNLKGKPELYEMSVKIHDIVVGQKGLPANVDFFSASVYDSLDIEHDLFTPIFAVSRTSGWLAHILEQYANNRLIRPRAEYVGPKHQQYVPIEER; from the coding sequence ATGACAGCAACACGCGGTTTAGAAGGTATTATTGCTGCTGAATCCAAAATTAGTTCAATAATCGATGATACACTTACATATGTAGGTTACAGCATCGATGACTTAGCGGAAAACTCTTCATTCGAAGAAGTTATTTATCTGTTATGGCACCAACGTCTACCAAAGAAAGAAGAGTTGGAAGAACTTAAACAACAACTTGCTGAAAATGCGGAAATTCCTCAACAAGTGATCGATTTATTCAAAGCGATGCCTATTGACAAAGTGCATCCAATGGCAGCATTGCGTACTGCTGTTTCTTTATTGAGCGCATATGATGACGAAGCTGATGTAATGAGCGATGAAGCAAACTACAGAAAAGCAATCCGCATCCAAGCTAAAATTGGTACAATCGTAGCTGCATTCTCTCGCATCCGCAGAGGTTTAGAGCCAGTTGCTCCAAAACTTGAATTAGGATATGCAGCAAACTTCTTATATATGTTGCATGGCAAAGAGCCAGATCCAATCGAAATCGAAGCTTTCAACAAAGCATTAGTATTGCATGCAGACCATGAATTGAACGCTTCTACATTCACTGCACGCGTTTGTGTAGCCACACTTTCCGATGTATATTCCGGAATCACTGCTGCAATCGGCGCATTAAAAGGGCCGCTTCACGGTGGAGCTAACGAACAAGTAATGAAAATGTTGACTGAAATCGGTTCAATCGAAAATGTAGAACCTTATATCATGAATAAATTAAACAACAAAGAAAAAATCATGGGCTTTGGTCACCGCGTATACCGCAAAGGAGACCCACGCGCGAAACATTTACGCGTTATGAGCGAAAAATTGACAAACCTAAAAGGCAAACCGGAATTATATGAAATGTCAGTGAAAATTCATGACATCGTTGTAGGTCAAAAAGGACTTCCAGCAAACGTTGACTTCTTCTCTGCATCAGTGTATGATTCACTTGATATCGAGCATGACCTATTCACACCAATCTTTGCAGTATCCCGTACATCAGGATGGCTTGCTCACATCCTTGAACAATATGCAAATAACCGCTTGATCCGTCCTCGTGCTGAATACGTGGGTCCTAAACATCAACAATATGTTCCAATCGAAGAAAGATAA
- the pyk gene encoding pyruvate kinase, with amino-acid sequence MRKTKIVCTIGPASESPEVLEELMKAGMNVARLNFSHGTHEEHAMRIATIRDVANRLNKIVGILLDTKGPEIRTHDMKNGEVHLQTGQVIDISMKEVLGDETCFSVTYDQLIYDVDQNDIILLDDGLIQLRVLAKDYEKGLIHTIVENAGVLKNKKGVNVPGVSIKLPGITEKDAKDILFGIEQGVDFIAASFVRTAKDVLEIRELLEQNGGGHIQIIPKIENREGVDNIDEIIEVSDGLMVARGDLGVEIPAEEVPLVQKALIKKCNQLGKPVITATQMLDSMQRNPRPTRAEASDVANAIMDGTDAIMLSGETAAGLYPVESVKTMNRIAEFTENSLDYRTIVQTRSREKETTMTEALSQAVSYTSINLGVKAVLAPTASGVTAKLIAKYRPGVPIIAITDSQSTAQKLTLVWGVLPIVTHKAKTTDEILELAVDEALKHGYVDHGDVVIITAGVPVGESGTTNLMKVHVIGDLLARGQGIGKQSVVGKAVVVKNAEEAQAYDVEGKILVTVGTDREMMPVIEKCVGIITEEGGLTSHAAVVGLSLGIPVIVGVKEATSLIRHGQEITMDAETGVIYKGHASVL; translated from the coding sequence ATGAGAAAGACAAAAATTGTTTGTACCATTGGACCTGCAAGCGAATCTCCAGAAGTTCTTGAAGAACTGATGAAAGCAGGGATGAATGTAGCGAGATTGAACTTTTCCCATGGCACTCATGAGGAACATGCGATGCGCATTGCGACCATCCGGGATGTCGCCAACCGGTTAAATAAGATTGTCGGCATTTTGCTCGATACAAAAGGTCCGGAAATCCGGACACATGATATGAAAAACGGGGAAGTCCATTTGCAAACGGGACAAGTCATCGATATTTCGATGAAAGAAGTGCTCGGCGATGAAACATGTTTTTCGGTTACGTATGACCAATTGATATATGATGTGGATCAAAACGATATTATTTTATTGGATGACGGACTCATTCAGTTGCGGGTATTGGCGAAAGATTACGAGAAAGGATTAATTCATACAATCGTTGAAAATGCCGGCGTTTTGAAAAATAAAAAAGGTGTAAACGTCCCTGGAGTTTCCATCAAATTGCCTGGAATTACCGAAAAAGATGCGAAGGATATTCTATTCGGCATAGAACAAGGGGTCGATTTTATCGCCGCTTCCTTTGTCCGGACAGCGAAAGATGTGCTGGAAATCCGTGAATTGCTTGAACAAAATGGCGGTGGGCACATCCAAATCATCCCTAAAATCGAAAACCGTGAAGGCGTAGATAATATCGATGAAATTATTGAAGTTTCCGATGGATTGATGGTTGCCCGGGGAGACTTGGGGGTGGAAATTCCGGCAGAAGAAGTTCCGCTTGTTCAGAAAGCATTGATCAAAAAATGCAATCAATTGGGAAAACCCGTTATCACGGCAACCCAAATGCTTGACTCCATGCAGCGGAATCCGCGTCCAACCCGCGCGGAAGCAAGTGACGTCGCCAATGCCATTATGGATGGTACGGATGCGATCATGCTTTCCGGAGAAACGGCTGCGGGATTGTATCCGGTGGAATCGGTAAAAACGATGAACCGTATTGCGGAATTTACGGAAAACTCATTGGACTATCGCACCATCGTCCAAACAAGAAGCCGTGAAAAAGAAACGACAATGACAGAAGCCCTCTCCCAAGCCGTTTCATATACTTCCATCAATCTTGGGGTAAAAGCGGTACTTGCCCCGACAGCAAGCGGCGTTACAGCCAAATTGATCGCAAAATACCGCCCTGGCGTACCGATTATCGCCATTACGGATAGCCAGTCCACTGCGCAAAAATTAACACTGGTTTGGGGAGTATTACCAATTGTAACCCATAAAGCAAAAACAACGGATGAAATTTTGGAACTTGCCGTTGATGAAGCATTGAAACATGGTTATGTGGATCATGGTGATGTCGTGATCATTACAGCGGGCGTTCCAGTCGGCGAATCAGGTACGACAAACTTGATGAAAGTCCATGTGATCGGCGACCTGTTAGCCCGCGGACAAGGCATCGGCAAACAATCGGTCGTAGGCAAAGCGGTTGTTGTGAAAAATGCGGAAGAAGCGCAAGCCTACGATGTGGAAGGAAAAATTCTTGTAACGGTCGGAACGGATCGGGAAATGATGCCGGTGATTGAAAAATGTGTCGGCATCATCACCGAAGAGGGAGGCTTAACAAGCCATGCGGCCGTTGTCGGTCTCAGCTTGGGGATCCCTGTCATCGTGGGTGTGAAAGAAGCAACCTCACTCATCCGGCACGGACAGGAAATTACGATGGATGCGGAAACCGGCGTTATTTATAAAGGACATGCAAGCGTCTTGTAA
- the mdh gene encoding malate dehydrogenase — protein MSLKRKKISVIGAGFTGSTTAFLLAQKELGDVVLVDIPEAENPTKGKALDMWEAAPIQGFDSYVTGTSDYKDTADSDLVIITAGVARKPGMSRDDLVQINQKVVKSVTKEIMKHSSNPTIIVLTNPVDAMTYVAYKESGLPKNKVLGQSGVLDTARFRAFVAEELNVSVKDVSGFVLGGHGDTMVPLTRYSYVGGIPVETLIPKDRLEQIVQRTRVGGGEIVNLLGNGSAYYAPAAALVEMAEAIIKDQRRILPAVAYLEGEYGFEGIYLGVPTLLGANGVEKIFELDLTEDEKAALKKSAESVKSLMSALN, from the coding sequence ATGTCTTTGAAAAGAAAGAAAATTTCAGTGATTGGTGCAGGTTTTACAGGTTCAACCACCGCTTTTTTGTTGGCCCAAAAGGAATTGGGCGATGTGGTTTTGGTTGATATTCCTGAGGCTGAAAATCCAACGAAAGGCAAAGCTTTGGACATGTGGGAAGCGGCGCCGATTCAAGGCTTTGATTCATATGTCACCGGTACGTCAGATTATAAAGATACCGCTGATTCGGACTTGGTCATCATTACGGCAGGGGTTGCAAGAAAACCGGGAATGAGCCGGGATGATTTGGTTCAAATCAATCAAAAAGTCGTCAAATCTGTCACAAAAGAGATTATGAAACACTCATCAAATCCGACAATCATTGTATTAACGAATCCGGTCGATGCGATGACGTATGTTGCTTATAAAGAATCCGGCCTTCCGAAAAATAAAGTGCTGGGGCAATCGGGGGTATTGGATACAGCAAGATTTCGCGCTTTCGTCGCAGAGGAATTGAATGTATCCGTCAAAGATGTCTCCGGATTTGTATTAGGAGGGCACGGAGATACAATGGTTCCACTCACCCGCTATTCTTATGTCGGAGGGATTCCGGTTGAAACATTGATTCCAAAAGACCGGCTGGAACAAATTGTTCAAAGGACACGTGTCGGTGGCGGTGAAATTGTCAACTTATTGGGTAACGGTTCCGCCTATTACGCTCCCGCCGCGGCATTGGTGGAAATGGCGGAGGCCATCATCAAGGATCAGCGCCGCATTTTGCCTGCTGTTGCTTATTTGGAAGGAGAGTATGGTTTCGAGGGCATTTATTTGGGTGTGCCAACTCTGCTCGGCGCGAACGGGGTTGAGAAGATATTTGAATTGGATTTGACGGAAGATGAAAAAGCGGCGTTGAAAAAATCCGCCGAGTCGGTAAAAAGCCTCATGAGTGCCTTAAATTGA
- a CDS encoding MaoC/PaaZ C-terminal domain-containing protein, producing the protein MLKGTRTKIGKKIDEIAVGERVHLIETIEDKDLLLYLGLTNDNNPLYIQHDYAKETAFKKPIVPPIMLNGIVTSAISKYLPGPGSHIREQNLIYLEPVYHYETIEILLEVQHIDYENNLVNIQINGMNKNHQHVMRGLVKVMPPIK; encoded by the coding sequence TTGTTAAAAGGCACTAGAACCAAAATTGGCAAAAAAATCGATGAGATTGCAGTTGGCGAGAGGGTTCACTTGATAGAAACAATTGAAGACAAAGATTTACTTTTGTACTTGGGTTTGACAAATGACAATAATCCTTTGTATATCCAACACGACTACGCGAAAGAAACAGCTTTCAAAAAACCGATTGTCCCACCGATCATGTTGAATGGGATTGTGACAAGCGCGATTTCCAAGTATTTGCCCGGTCCAGGTTCGCATATTCGGGAGCAAAATTTAATATATTTAGAACCGGTATACCATTATGAAACCATCGAAATTTTATTGGAAGTTCAACATATCGATTATGAAAATAATTTAGTGAATATTCAAATCAATGGGATGAATAAAAACCACCAACATGTCATGCGAGGATTGGTAAAAGTAATGCCTCCAATAAAGTGA
- a CDS encoding response regulator transcription factor, protein MTSNKTILVVEDEASIATLLKYNLERAGYEVLTANDGKEGFEKALDESPDLILLDLMLPSMDGMEICKELRSLKKNIPIIMLTARGDEFDKVLGLELGADDYMTKPFSPREVVARVKAVLRRFQSVQPEQEKKKHYQFGKLEVYPERFEAFLDNTPLDFTPKEFELLVYLIENKNRVLTREQLLSAVWNYDFVGDTRIVDVHISHLRDKIEENSRKPRFIKTIRGIGYKFEEPKL, encoded by the coding sequence ATGACATCAAACAAGACAATTTTAGTTGTAGAAGATGAAGCATCCATTGCCACTTTGCTGAAATATAATTTGGAACGCGCCGGGTATGAAGTCCTGACAGCAAATGACGGGAAGGAAGGGTTTGAAAAAGCGCTCGATGAATCACCTGATTTGATCCTGTTGGATTTAATGTTGCCCTCGATGGACGGGATGGAAATTTGCAAAGAATTGAGAAGCCTGAAGAAAAATATTCCCATCATTATGTTGACGGCCCGCGGAGATGAATTTGACAAAGTGTTGGGACTGGAGTTGGGGGCGGATGACTATATGACAAAGCCGTTCAGTCCCAGAGAAGTCGTTGCACGGGTCAAAGCGGTTTTACGCCGGTTCCAGTCCGTCCAACCGGAACAGGAAAAGAAGAAGCATTATCAATTTGGAAAACTGGAAGTGTATCCTGAACGCTTTGAGGCTTTCTTAGACAACACGCCCCTTGATTTTACACCGAAGGAATTTGAATTGCTGGTGTATTTGATAGAAAACAAAAACCGGGTCTTAACCCGGGAACAATTGTTAAGCGCCGTATGGAATTACGATTTTGTCGGGGATACCCGGATCGTTGATGTGCATATCAGTCATTTGCGGGATAAGATCGAAGAAAATAGCCGGAAGCCGCGGTTTATCAAAACGATAAGAGGGATCGGTTATAAATTTGAGGAGCCTAAGCTATGA